In one window of Scyliorhinus canicula chromosome 17, sScyCan1.1, whole genome shotgun sequence DNA:
- the LOC119951488 gene encoding interferon-inducible GTPase 5-like: protein MAQSTLTKFFTAQERRNLQSLYNTGELEAMILQMKSKSDHLDKVQLNIAVMGDVGSGKSTFINAMRDLRSNDQGAAPTGNEETWMEPTRYPYRALPNVQLWDLPGTNSFGFELNNYLKQVKFESFDFFIIVSQARFRENDAVIAKKIQEQGKEFYYIRSKIDNDTRSLKMQGADLNEGWSSIRRDCIINFQSVGVTLPDIFLISSFEREQYDFPKLKSTLARDLPNIQSNVFSLSIPKMMLEITEPKGSTLMTRVLLLAILSGIVGVVPVLAPFPVPMLVPVWYLFTTIVITVSGWIYLRKQLGLSDRLVPSLAKRGKRSGLQVRLKERGFKTKISPAVTNVLFGITTVTCMITGIKHGFSPMGISIFGTVSSFAFTCKLLKDSLNDRLETGQRLVQAALSRD from the exons ATGGCCCAGTCCACTCTCACCAAGTTCTTCACCGCTCAGGAACGCAGGAACCTGCAATCTCTTTATAACACAGGGGAATTGGAAGCAATGATTCTTCAGATGAAGAGTAAGTCAGACCATTTAGACAAAGTGCAGCTTAACATTGCAGTGATGGGTGATGTGGGTTCAGGGAAATCCACCTTCATCAACGCTATGAGAGATCTTCGGAGCAATGATCAAGGAGCTGCTCCAACTGGGAATGAAGAAACCTGGATGGAGCCGACCAGGTATCCTTATCGAGCTCTGCCCAATGTCCAACTCTGGGATCTTCCAGGAACAAATTCCTTTGGTTTTGAACTAAATAATTACCTGAAGCAGGTGAAGTTTGAAAGTTTTGACTTTTTCATCATTGTGTCCCAGGCCAGATTCAGAGAGAACGATGCAGTAATTGCCAAAAAGATTCAGGAACAGGGTAAAGAGTTCTACTATATCCGATCCAAAATAGACAATGATACTCGCTCACTGAAGATGCAAGGTGCTGATCTGAATGAAGGCTGGAGCTCAATCCGCAGGGATTGTATCATTAACTTCCAAAGTGTTGGGGTGACACTGCCAGACATTTTTCTGATCTCTAGTTTTGAGCGGGAGCAATATGACTTCCCGAAATTAAAGTCCACCCTCGCCAGGGATCTCCCAAACATTCAATcaaatgttttctctctctcaatcccaAAGATGATGCTGGAAATCACAGAGCCCAAAGGAAGCACATTGATGACCAGAGTCCTGTTATTGGCCATTCTCTCCGGAATAGTGGGTGTAGTGCCAGTGTTGGCACCATTTCCTGTGCCAATGTTAGTGCCAGTGTGGTATTTATTTACCACCATCGTGATCACAGTTTCTGGGTGGATATACCTCCGGAAACAGCTGGGGCTCAGTGACAGGTTGGTACCAAGTCTGGccaagcgagggaaacgcagcggtctgcaggttagactgaaggagcgcggtttcaagac AAAGATATCACCAGCAGTTACCAACGTGCTTTTCGGAATCACCACCGTCACCTGTATGATAACTGGGATCAAACATGGCTTCAGTCCAATGGGCATCTCTATCTTTGGGACTGTGTCGTCCTTTGCTTTTACCTGCAAGTTACTGAAGGATTCACTGAACGACCGCTTGGAAACTGGACAACGGCTGGTTCAGGCTGCGCTGAGCAGAGATTGA